A window of Chrysiogenia bacterium contains these coding sequences:
- a CDS encoding ribosome maturation factor RimP, with product MADRTAMETRLEALAMPLVEAHGLELVEVEFLPRSNSALVRVYLDRPGGISLDQIETFSREFGTVLDVEDPIPQAFTLEVSSPGLTRPLKKVRHYQWAKGKLVRVVPRVPVDGLVTLVGTLIEVGEDEIVVEVEGEPHVVQLDTISKANLEYVGE from the coding sequence ATGGCAGATCGCACTGCGATGGAAACGCGCCTCGAGGCGCTGGCGATGCCCTTGGTAGAGGCTCATGGCCTTGAACTGGTAGAGGTGGAATTCCTCCCGCGCTCGAACTCGGCGCTGGTGAGGGTCTACCTGGACCGCCCCGGTGGGATCAGCCTGGACCAGATCGAAACCTTCTCGAGGGAATTCGGCACGGTCCTGGATGTGGAAGATCCCATCCCGCAGGCCTTCACTCTGGAGGTCTCCTCGCCAGGTTTGACGCGGCCCCTCAAAAAGGTTCGTCACTACCAGTGGGCCAAGGGCAAGCTGGTGCGGGTGGTTCCTCGGGTGCCGGTGGACGGCCTTGTGACTCTCGTGGGCACGTTGATTGAAGTTGGAGAAGACGAGATCGTCGTCGAAGTGGAAGGAGAACCCCATGTGGTTCAGCTCGACACGATTTCGAAAGCAAATCTTGAGTATGTGGGAGAGTAG
- the nusA gene encoding transcription termination/antitermination protein NusA has translation MSDALGLGNLGRVIDSVVKDKGIKREIVVSALEQAILAAAKKRLGTYREIEAQFNEDLGEVELFEFRTVVEDVEDDEIEISLDDAHVLDPDAQMGDEVGMKLELTDFGRIAAQTAKQVIIQKIRDAERDIIYEEYKDRVGELVHGIVRRFERGDIIVDIGRTESALPRKEQVPRESYRPGDRVRAYILDVNRAAKGPQVILSRATPHLVERLFEVEVPEIAEGVVQIVQIAREPGARTKIAVSSKDSSVDPVGACVGMKGSRVQAVVQELRGEKIDIVVYDPEIGRFAVNALAPAEVLKVFVDQEENTLQILVGDDQLSLAIGRRGQNVRLASQLTGWKIDMKSESEFAEEQNRAKENLAAIEGISPVAVELLYLEGFRSAQEVAEMPAEELEAIDGIDADMAARILNGARKHVEASLEAAPQQAKKEIEVEPGEEDMVHENMDTEPSDEPTPEESAEAGEEADAAAAESDEAEKAEA, from the coding sequence ATGTCTGACGCTCTCGGGCTTGGAAATCTCGGTCGCGTGATCGATTCCGTCGTCAAGGACAAGGGAATCAAGCGCGAAATTGTGGTCTCGGCCCTCGAACAGGCCATCCTGGCTGCCGCCAAGAAGCGGCTGGGTACCTATCGAGAGATCGAGGCCCAGTTCAATGAAGACCTGGGCGAGGTGGAGCTCTTCGAGTTCCGCACCGTCGTGGAAGACGTCGAGGACGATGAGATCGAGATCTCCCTCGACGACGCCCACGTACTCGACCCCGACGCCCAGATGGGCGACGAAGTGGGCATGAAGCTCGAGCTCACCGACTTCGGCCGCATCGCCGCGCAGACGGCCAAGCAGGTCATCATCCAGAAGATCCGCGACGCCGAACGCGACATCATTTACGAAGAATACAAAGACCGCGTGGGCGAGCTGGTGCACGGCATCGTGCGCCGCTTCGAGCGCGGCGACATCATCGTCGACATCGGCCGCACCGAGTCGGCGCTGCCGCGCAAGGAGCAGGTCCCGCGCGAGAGCTACCGCCCCGGTGACCGCGTTCGCGCCTACATCCTGGACGTGAACCGCGCAGCCAAGGGCCCGCAGGTCATTCTCTCGCGTGCGACGCCGCATCTTGTCGAGCGTCTGTTCGAAGTCGAAGTGCCCGAGATCGCCGAAGGCGTGGTGCAGATCGTTCAGATCGCCCGCGAGCCCGGCGCGCGCACCAAGATCGCCGTCTCATCGAAGGACTCCAGCGTCGATCCCGTCGGCGCCTGCGTGGGCATGAAGGGCTCGCGCGTGCAGGCCGTCGTGCAGGAACTTCGCGGTGAGAAGATCGACATCGTCGTCTACGACCCCGAGATCGGCCGCTTCGCCGTCAACGCGCTGGCACCGGCCGAAGTGCTCAAGGTCTTCGTCGATCAGGAAGAGAACACGCTGCAGATCCTCGTCGGCGACGACCAGCTCTCGCTGGCCATCGGTCGCCGCGGACAGAACGTGCGACTGGCCTCCCAGCTCACCGGCTGGAAGATCGACATGAAGAGCGAGTCGGAGTTCGCCGAAGAGCAGAACCGCGCCAAGGAAAACCTGGCCGCCATCGAGGGCATCAGCCCCGTGGCCGTGGAACTGCTCTATCTCGAAGGCTTCCGCTCCGCGCAGGAAGTGGCCGAGATGCCCGCCGAGGAACTAGAGGCCATCGACGGCATCGATGCCGACATGGCTGCACGCATTCTGAACGGTGCACGCAAGCATGTTGAGGCCAGCCTCGAGGCTGCGCCCCAGCAGGCGAAAAAAGAGATTGAAGTCGAGCCGGGCGAGGAAGACATGGTTCACGAGAACATGGACACCGAGCCCTCCGACGAGCCGACTCCCGAAGAGTCGGCTGAAGCAGGCGAGGAAGCGGATGCCGCGGCTGCCGAGAGTGACGAGGCGGAGAAAGCGGAAGCCTGA